Proteins co-encoded in one Paraburkholderia terrae genomic window:
- a CDS encoding OmpH family outer membrane protein — MALAMTLGVGAANAALAQEARIAAVNSDRILRESAAAKAAQTKLEAEFAKRDKDLQDMAQRLKSLSDSLDKNGASLAPADRAQKQRDLSQLDTDFQRKQREFREDLNQRRNEELAAVLDRANKVIKQIAEQQHYDLIVQEAVYVSPRIDITDQVLKALAASGN; from the coding sequence ATGGCGCTTGCCATGACGCTCGGCGTGGGCGCGGCGAACGCCGCGCTGGCGCAGGAAGCGCGAATCGCCGCGGTGAATTCGGATCGCATCCTGCGTGAGTCGGCGGCGGCGAAAGCGGCGCAGACCAAGCTCGAAGCGGAGTTCGCGAAGCGCGACAAGGACCTGCAGGACATGGCGCAGCGTCTGAAGTCGCTGTCCGACTCGCTCGACAAGAACGGCGCGTCGCTGGCGCCGGCCGATCGCGCGCAGAAGCAGCGCGACCTGTCGCAGCTTGACACGGATTTTCAGCGCAAGCAGCGCGAATTCCGTGAAGACCTGAACCAGCGCCGCAATGAAGAACTGGCGGCTGTGCTCGACCGCGCGAACAAGGTCATCAAGCAGATCGCCGAGCAGCAACACTACGATCTGATCGTGCAGGAAGCCGTCTACGTCAGCCCGCGTATCGACATCACCGACCAGGTGTTGAAAGCGCTGGCCGCATCGGGCAATTGA
- the lpxD gene encoding UDP-3-O-(3-hydroxymyristoyl)glucosamine N-acyltransferase gives MAFTLEEIVQQFGGEIVGDRAHRVGNLAPLDQAGPDQLAFLANPKYLAQVETTRAGAVLINAADLEKVTSRDGRNFIVTPNPYAYFARLAQAFIDMASPKAKPGVHSSATIDPSAQIAASAVIGPNVTVEAGVSIGENVRLDANVFVGRGTQIAAGSHLYPNVAVYHGCKIGERAIIHAGAVIGSDGFGFAPDFVGEGDARTGSWVKIPQVGGVSIGPDVEIGANTTIDRGAMADTVIEECVKIDNLVQIAHNCKIGAYTVIAGCAGIAGSTTIGRHCMIGGAVGIAGHVTLADYVIVTAQSGVSKSLLKPGMYTSAFPAVDHADWNKSAALVRNLDKLRDRIKALEAAVASASGDKA, from the coding sequence ATGGCATTCACGCTCGAGGAGATCGTCCAGCAGTTCGGCGGAGAGATCGTCGGCGATCGCGCGCACCGCGTCGGCAATCTGGCGCCGCTCGATCAGGCTGGCCCCGATCAACTGGCGTTTCTCGCCAACCCGAAGTATCTGGCGCAAGTCGAGACGACGCGCGCGGGCGCGGTGCTGATCAACGCGGCGGATCTGGAGAAGGTCACGTCGCGCGACGGTCGTAATTTCATCGTCACGCCGAATCCCTACGCTTACTTCGCGCGCCTCGCGCAGGCCTTCATCGACATGGCCTCGCCGAAGGCGAAGCCCGGCGTGCATTCGTCTGCAACCATCGACCCGTCCGCGCAGATCGCCGCGAGCGCCGTGATCGGCCCGAACGTGACGGTTGAAGCGGGTGTGTCGATCGGCGAAAACGTGCGTCTGGACGCGAACGTGTTCGTCGGGCGCGGTACGCAGATCGCGGCGGGCTCGCATCTGTATCCGAACGTCGCCGTGTATCACGGCTGCAAGATCGGCGAGCGCGCAATCATTCACGCGGGCGCCGTAATCGGCTCGGACGGCTTCGGATTCGCGCCGGACTTCGTCGGTGAAGGCGATGCGCGCACGGGCAGCTGGGTCAAGATTCCGCAGGTTGGCGGCGTGTCGATCGGACCGGACGTCGAAATCGGTGCAAATACCACGATCGATCGCGGCGCGATGGCCGATACTGTCATCGAAGAATGCGTGAAGATCGACAACCTCGTGCAGATCGCCCACAACTGCAAGATCGGCGCCTACACGGTAATCGCCGGCTGTGCGGGCATCGCGGGCAGCACGACGATCGGCCGTCACTGCATGATCGGCGGCGCGGTCGGCATTGCCGGCCACGTCACGCTGGCCGACTACGTGATCGTCACCGCACAGTCGGGTGTATCGAAGTCGCTTCTGAAGCCCGGCATGTACACGAGCGCTTTCCCGGCCGTCGACCATGCCGACTGGAACAAGAGTGCCGCGTTGGTGCGCAACCTCGACAAGTTGCGCGATCGCATCAAGGCGCTCGAAGCCGCAGTCGCCAGCGCCTCCGGAGACAAGGCGTAA
- the fabZ gene encoding 3-hydroxyacyl-ACP dehydratase FabZ: MSTEKINLDIHKILTLLPHRYPILLVDRVLELEPHKSIKALKNVSINEPYFMGHFPKRPVMPGVLILEALAQTAALLTFAEEPHDPNNTLYLFVGIDNARFKRVVEPGDQLILNVTFERHMRGIWKFKARAEVDGQVAAEADLMCAVRQTDSE, from the coding sequence ATGAGCACCGAAAAAATCAATCTCGACATTCACAAGATTCTCACGCTGCTGCCGCACCGCTATCCGATCCTGCTGGTCGATCGGGTGCTCGAACTCGAGCCGCACAAGAGCATCAAAGCGCTGAAGAATGTGTCGATCAACGAACCGTACTTCATGGGTCACTTCCCGAAGCGCCCGGTTATGCCTGGCGTGCTGATTCTGGAAGCGCTCGCGCAGACGGCAGCGCTCCTGACCTTCGCGGAAGAGCCGCACGATCCGAACAACACGCTGTACCTGTTCGTCGGCATCGACAATGCGCGCTTCAAGCGGGTCGTCGAGCCGGGCGACCAGTTGATCCTGAACGTCACGTTCGAGCGCCATATGCGCGGCATCTGGAAGTTCAAGGCGCGCGCGGAAGTGGACGGCCAGGTGGCTGCCGAAGCCGACCTGATGTGCGCGGTGCGCCAGACGGACAGCGAGTAA
- the lpxA gene encoding acyl-ACP--UDP-N-acetylglucosamine O-acyltransferase, with product MSRIHPTAIIESGAQLDESVEIGPYAVVGAHVTIGARTTVGSHSVIEGHTTIGEDNRIGHYASVGGRPQDMKYRDEPTQLVIGNRNTIREFTTIHTGTVQDKGVTTLGDDNWIMAYVHIGHDCQIGSNVILSSNAQMAGHVIIGDHAIVGGMSGVHQFVRIGAHSMLGGASALVQDIPPFVIAAGNKAEPHGINVEGLRRRGFSPDAISALRSAYRLLYKNGLSLEEAKVQLRELATAGGDGDEPVRALVEFVEQSQRGIIR from the coding sequence ATGAGCAGGATTCATCCTACTGCGATCATCGAGTCGGGCGCACAGCTCGACGAATCGGTCGAAATCGGACCGTACGCCGTTGTCGGCGCGCACGTCACGATCGGCGCACGCACGACGGTCGGTTCGCACAGCGTGATCGAAGGCCACACGACGATCGGCGAAGACAACCGGATCGGTCATTACGCATCGGTCGGCGGGCGTCCGCAGGACATGAAGTACCGGGACGAGCCGACGCAGCTCGTGATCGGCAACCGCAACACGATCCGCGAGTTCACCACGATCCACACGGGCACCGTGCAGGACAAGGGCGTCACGACGCTCGGCGACGACAACTGGATCATGGCCTATGTGCATATCGGCCACGACTGCCAGATCGGCAGCAACGTGATCCTGTCGAGCAACGCACAGATGGCGGGCCACGTGATCATCGGCGATCACGCGATCGTCGGCGGCATGTCGGGCGTGCATCAGTTCGTGCGGATCGGCGCACATTCCATGCTCGGTGGCGCGTCGGCGCTTGTGCAGGACATTCCGCCGTTCGTCATCGCGGCGGGCAACAAGGCGGAGCCGCACGGCATCAACGTCGAAGGGCTGCGTCGTCGCGGCTTTTCGCCGGATGCGATTTCGGCGCTGCGCTCGGCCTACCGTCTGCTGTACAAGAACGGCCTGTCGCTCGAAGAGGCGAAAGTGCAGTTGCGCGAGCTCGCAACGGCGGGCGGCGACGGCGACGAGCCGGTGCGCGCGCTCGTCGAGTTCGTCGAGCAGTCGCAGCGCGGCATCATCCGCTAA
- the lpxB gene encoding lipid-A-disaccharide synthase: protein MPLPTSPLRLAMVAGEPSGDLLAASLLDGLAARLPDNTQYFGIGGPRMIAKGFDAHFPMEKLSVRGYVEALKHIPEILGIRNELKRQLLAEPPSAFIGVDAPDFNFGLEHPLRDAGIPTIHFVCPSIWAWRGGRIKKIVKAVDHMLCVFPFEKALLEKSGVKATYVGHPLADEIPLEPDTAGARRVLGLPESGPVIAVLPGSRRSEISLIGPTFFDAMELMLQREPGVRFVMPAATPALRELLKPLVEAHPKLPLTLTDGNAQIAMTAADAILVKSGTVTLEAALLKKPMVISYKVPWLTGQIMRRQGYLPYVGLPNILAGRFVVPEILQHFATPEALADATLTQLRDDANRRTLTEIFTEMHHVLKQNTAQRAAEAVVAVIEARRGRP, encoded by the coding sequence ATGCCGTTGCCTACCAGTCCGCTACGGCTCGCAATGGTGGCCGGCGAGCCGTCGGGCGATCTGCTGGCGGCTTCGTTGCTGGACGGGCTCGCTGCCCGTCTGCCTGACAACACGCAGTACTTCGGTATTGGCGGCCCGCGCATGATCGCGAAGGGCTTCGACGCGCATTTTCCGATGGAAAAGCTGTCGGTGCGCGGTTACGTCGAAGCACTGAAGCACATTCCCGAAATTCTCGGCATTCGCAACGAGTTGAAGCGCCAGTTGCTGGCCGAGCCGCCGTCCGCCTTTATCGGCGTCGATGCGCCCGACTTCAACTTCGGCCTCGAGCATCCGCTGCGCGACGCGGGCATTCCGACCATTCACTTCGTCTGTCCGTCCATCTGGGCGTGGCGTGGCGGCCGCATCAAGAAGATCGTCAAGGCCGTCGATCACATGCTGTGCGTGTTCCCGTTCGAAAAGGCGCTGCTCGAGAAATCGGGCGTGAAGGCGACCTATGTCGGGCACCCGCTCGCTGACGAGATTCCGCTTGAACCGGACACGGCAGGCGCGCGCCGCGTGCTCGGCCTGCCCGAAAGCGGCCCGGTGATCGCGGTGCTGCCGGGCAGCCGGCGTTCGGAAATCTCGCTGATCGGCCCGACGTTCTTCGACGCAATGGAACTGATGTTGCAGCGCGAGCCGGGCGTGCGTTTCGTGATGCCGGCTGCAACGCCTGCGCTGCGCGAACTGCTCAAGCCGCTCGTCGAAGCGCATCCGAAGCTGCCGCTGACGCTGACGGACGGCAACGCGCAGATCGCGATGACGGCCGCCGACGCGATTCTCGTGAAAAGCGGCACGGTCACGCTGGAAGCGGCGCTGCTGAAAAAGCCGATGGTGATCTCGTACAAGGTGCCTTGGCTGACGGGACAGATCATGCGCCGGCAGGGTTATCTGCCGTACGTCGGCTTGCCGAATATTCTGGCAGGGCGTTTCGTCGTGCCGGAAATCCTGCAGCACTTCGCGACACCTGAAGCGCTGGCGGACGCCACGCTGACCCAGTTGCGCGACGACGCAAACCGGCGCACGCTGACGGAAATTTTCACCGAGATGCATCACGTGCTCAAGCAGAACACCGCGCAGCGGGCTGCGGAAGCGGTCGTCGCCGTCATTGAAGCGCGCCGGGGGCGTCCGTGA
- the rnhB gene encoding ribonuclease HII: MTRATAVAASRRKASAKKADQGGLDFSSPEDIICGVDEAGRGPLAGPVVAAAVIFDPSKPRIRGLDDSKALTAKKRDELYEKIIERSLAYCVASASVEEIDALNILHATMLAMKRAVEGLKVTPTLAKIDGNRCPTLSIRSEAIISGDALVPCISAASILAKVTRDRMLLELHQMFPVYGFDAHAGYGTPQHLTALREHGPCEHHRRSFAPVREAHLRLGTGIGLPKGVIVVPPAAADDAFLADDSAPF, encoded by the coding sequence GTGACCCGCGCGACCGCCGTGGCTGCGTCGCGCCGCAAGGCATCGGCGAAGAAAGCGGACCAGGGCGGCCTCGATTTTTCGTCGCCGGAAGACATCATTTGTGGTGTCGACGAAGCAGGGCGCGGTCCGCTGGCCGGGCCAGTGGTGGCTGCCGCTGTGATTTTTGATCCGTCGAAGCCGCGCATTCGCGGCCTCGACGATTCAAAGGCGCTGACGGCAAAAAAGCGCGACGAACTCTACGAGAAGATCATCGAGCGTTCGCTCGCGTATTGCGTCGCGTCGGCTTCCGTCGAGGAAATCGACGCGCTGAACATCCTGCACGCAACCATGCTCGCGATGAAGCGCGCGGTCGAAGGCCTGAAGGTCACGCCGACGCTGGCAAAGATCGACGGCAACCGTTGTCCGACGCTGAGCATTCGCAGCGAGGCGATCATCAGCGGCGACGCGCTCGTGCCGTGCATTTCAGCCGCGTCGATTCTTGCGAAAGTCACGCGCGACCGGATGCTGCTCGAACTGCATCAGATGTTTCCGGTATATGGCTTCGATGCGCACGCCGGCTATGGCACGCCGCAGCATCTGACGGCGTTGCGCGAGCATGGTCCGTGCGAGCATCACCGGCGCTCGTTCGCGCCCGTGCGGGAGGCGCATCTGCGGCTCGGCACGGGTATTGGTTTGCCGAAAGGCGTGATAGTCGTGCCGCCCGCAGCCGCCGACGATGCATTCCTCGCCGACGACAGCGCGCCGTTCTGA
- a CDS encoding TrmH family RNA methyltransferase → MKAITSRDNPLYKRLKALAGSTHQQRKSGHALLEGFHLASAYLDVAGQPEMCVVTEGALRHDEAQAIVARLEERRIVTLPDALFGQLSNVVNGVGLLLLVEKLDLPLPGRVTQGCVVLDGVQDAGNVGSILRSAAAAGIGHVFCTPGTAYAWSSKVLRSGMGAHFLLQIHEDVDPQTLIETLDVPIAITDSHGAEAIYDTDLKGPVAWVFGNEGAGVSQAWRDAVTYRVTIPQPGGMESLNVAAAAAVCLFEQCRQQRAAG, encoded by the coding sequence GTGAAAGCCATCACCTCGCGGGACAATCCGCTCTACAAGCGTCTGAAGGCATTGGCCGGATCGACGCATCAACAGCGCAAGAGTGGCCATGCGCTGCTCGAAGGGTTTCATCTCGCGAGCGCCTATCTCGACGTCGCGGGCCAGCCGGAAATGTGTGTCGTCACGGAAGGCGCGCTGCGCCACGACGAAGCGCAGGCGATCGTCGCGCGGCTCGAGGAACGGCGCATCGTCACGCTGCCCGATGCGCTGTTTGGACAACTGTCGAATGTCGTCAATGGCGTCGGCCTGTTGCTGCTCGTCGAGAAGCTCGATCTGCCGTTACCCGGGCGCGTGACGCAGGGCTGCGTCGTGCTCGACGGCGTGCAGGATGCGGGCAATGTCGGCTCGATTCTGCGCAGCGCGGCGGCAGCGGGTATCGGTCACGTGTTCTGCACGCCGGGCACCGCGTACGCGTGGTCGTCGAAGGTGTTGCGCTCAGGGATGGGCGCGCATTTTCTGCTGCAGATTCACGAGGATGTCGATCCGCAGACGCTGATCGAAACGCTTGATGTGCCTATCGCGATTACAGACTCTCACGGGGCTGAAGCGATCTACGACACGGATCTCAAGGGGCCTGTCGCGTGGGTGTTCGGCAATGAAGGGGCGGGTGTGTCGCAGGCGTGGCGCGACGCGGTCACGTACCGCGTGACGATTCCGCAGCCGGGCGGGATGGAGTCGCTCAATGTTGCGGCGGCCGCCGCCGTTTGTCTGTTCGAGCAGTGCCGGCAGCAGCGCGCTGCCGGCTGA
- the ppsR gene encoding posphoenolpyruvate synthetase regulatory kinase/phosphorylase PpsR yields the protein MPPTVFIVSDGTGITAETFAHSILSQFDQKFRLVRVPFVDSTEKAYATLEKINEAAQHEGRRPIVFTTLVNSASNQIVKDSNALVLDMFQTFVEPLEQELELKSSHAMGRGHQNADTEEYKNRIEAINFSLAHDDGQSNRNLEEADVILVGVSRSGKTPTSLYLAMQYGVKAANYPLIPEDFERGKLPTPLLAHRTKMFGLSIDPQRLSEIRNERRPGSKYAALENCRYEINEAETMMRREGVKWLSSTHKSIEEIATTILQEIKLDRSSY from the coding sequence ATGCCGCCAACCGTATTCATCGTCTCCGACGGTACCGGGATCACTGCCGAAACCTTCGCGCATTCGATCCTCTCCCAGTTCGACCAGAAGTTCCGTCTGGTCCGCGTGCCATTCGTCGATTCGACGGAAAAAGCCTACGCCACGCTCGAAAAGATCAACGAAGCCGCTCAGCACGAAGGCCGCCGCCCGATCGTCTTCACGACGCTCGTCAATAGCGCGTCGAACCAGATCGTGAAGGATTCGAACGCGCTCGTGCTGGACATGTTCCAGACCTTCGTCGAGCCGCTCGAACAGGAACTGGAGCTGAAGTCGAGCCACGCGATGGGCCGCGGCCACCAGAACGCCGACACCGAGGAGTACAAGAACCGGATCGAGGCGATCAACTTCTCGCTCGCGCACGACGACGGCCAGTCCAATCGCAATCTGGAAGAAGCCGACGTGATTCTCGTCGGCGTGTCGCGCAGCGGCAAGACGCCGACCAGCCTGTATCTGGCCATGCAGTACGGCGTGAAGGCCGCAAACTATCCGCTGATTCCCGAAGACTTCGAGCGCGGCAAGCTGCCGACGCCGCTGCTCGCGCATCGTACGAAGATGTTCGGTTTATCCATCGATCCGCAGCGGCTTTCGGAAATCCGCAACGAGCGGCGTCCCGGCAGCAAATACGCGGCGCTCGAAAACTGCCGCTACGAGATCAACGAAGCCGAGACGATGATGCGGCGCGAAGGGGTCAAGTGGCTCTCGTCGACGCACAAGTCGATCGAGGAAATCGCGACGACGATCCTGCAGGAAATCAAGCTGGACCGGTCGTCGTATTGA
- the ppsA gene encoding phosphoenolpyruvate synthase, with product MTNAVNVAKDQAYVVPFEQLRMTDVEIVGGKNASLGEMISQLAEAGVRVPTGFATTALAFRDFLHHNNLTERIAQRLETLDVDDVKALAAAGKEIRQWIVDAPLQARLEQEIRAGFDTLQKSSPEELSFAVRSSATAEDLPDASFAGQQESYLNVVGVEDVLDRMKHVFASLYNDRAISYRVHKGFTHAEVALSAGVQRMVRSDVGAAGVMFTLDTESGFKDAVFITSSYGLGETVVQGAVNPDEFYVFKTTLAQNKYPIIRRSIGSKLIKMEFTKAGEEGRVKTVDVPHEQRNRFSITDEDVIELAKYAVIIEKHYQRPMDIEWGKDGRDGKIFILQARPETVKSQGGNKAEQRFKLKGQSQVLATGRAIGQKIGAGPVRVIHDPSEMERVQPGDVLVADMTDPNWEPVMKRAAAIVTNRGGRTCHAAIIARELGVPAVVGCGDASDVLKEGALVTVSCAEGDEGKIYDGLLETEVTEIQRGELPEIPVKIMMNVGNPQLAFDFAQLPNKGVGLARLEFIINNNIGVHPKAILEYPNIDQDLKKAVESVARGHASPRAFYVDKLTEGIATIGAAFYPKPVIVRLSDFKSNEYKKLIGGSRYEPDEENPMLGFRGASRYISEDFAQAFEMECIALKRVREEMGLDNVEIMVPFVRTLKQAERVVGLLAKYGLKRGENGLRLIMMCEIPSNAILAEEFLQYFDGFSIGSNDLTQLTLGLDRDSGMELLAADFDERDPAIKFLLKRAIETCLRLDKYVGICGQGPSDHPDFAEWLTKEGIASISLNPDTIIETWQALAKVTAK from the coding sequence ATGACTAACGCAGTTAACGTTGCTAAGGATCAGGCGTATGTAGTTCCATTCGAGCAGTTGCGAATGACCGACGTGGAAATCGTCGGCGGCAAGAATGCTTCGCTCGGCGAGATGATCAGTCAGCTCGCCGAAGCTGGCGTGCGCGTGCCGACGGGTTTCGCCACGACGGCGCTCGCATTCCGCGACTTTCTGCATCACAACAACCTGACCGAACGCATCGCCCAACGTCTCGAGACGCTCGACGTCGACGACGTGAAGGCACTCGCCGCTGCAGGCAAAGAGATCCGTCAATGGATCGTCGACGCCCCGTTGCAGGCGCGTCTCGAACAGGAAATCCGCGCAGGCTTCGACACTCTGCAAAAGAGCTCGCCTGAAGAACTGTCGTTCGCGGTCCGCTCGTCGGCAACGGCGGAAGACCTGCCGGACGCATCGTTTGCCGGTCAGCAGGAAAGCTACCTGAACGTGGTCGGCGTCGAAGACGTGCTCGATCGCATGAAGCACGTGTTCGCGTCGCTCTACAACGACCGCGCCATCTCCTATCGCGTCCACAAGGGCTTCACGCATGCTGAAGTCGCGTTGTCGGCGGGTGTGCAGCGCATGGTGCGCTCGGACGTCGGCGCAGCGGGCGTGATGTTCACGCTCGACACGGAATCGGGCTTCAAGGACGCAGTTTTCATTACGTCGAGCTATGGCCTCGGTGAAACCGTCGTGCAAGGCGCGGTGAATCCGGACGAGTTCTACGTCTTCAAGACCACGCTCGCGCAGAACAAATACCCGATCATCCGCCGCTCGATCGGCTCGAAGCTCATCAAGATGGAATTCACGAAAGCGGGCGAAGAAGGCCGCGTGAAGACCGTCGACGTGCCGCACGAGCAGCGCAACCGCTTCTCGATCACCGACGAAGACGTGATCGAGCTGGCGAAGTACGCGGTCATCATCGAAAAGCACTACCAGCGTCCGATGGACATCGAGTGGGGCAAGGACGGCCGCGACGGCAAGATTTTCATCCTGCAGGCGCGCCCGGAAACGGTGAAGAGCCAGGGCGGCAACAAGGCCGAGCAGCGCTTCAAGCTGAAGGGCCAGTCGCAGGTGCTGGCGACGGGCCGCGCAATCGGCCAGAAGATCGGCGCGGGCCCCGTGCGCGTGATTCACGATCCGTCGGAAATGGAGCGCGTGCAGCCGGGCGACGTGCTGGTCGCGGACATGACCGACCCGAACTGGGAACCCGTGATGAAGCGCGCAGCCGCGATCGTCACGAACCGTGGCGGCCGTACCTGCCACGCGGCAATCATCGCGCGTGAACTGGGTGTGCCCGCCGTCGTGGGTTGCGGCGACGCGTCCGACGTGCTGAAGGAAGGCGCGCTCGTGACGGTATCGTGCGCGGAAGGCGATGAAGGCAAGATCTACGACGGTCTGCTCGAAACGGAAGTGACGGAAATCCAGCGCGGCGAACTGCCCGAGATCCCCGTCAAGATCATGATGAACGTCGGCAATCCGCAGCTCGCGTTCGACTTCGCGCAGCTGCCAAACAAGGGCGTTGGTCTCGCGCGCCTCGAGTTCATCATCAACAACAACATCGGCGTTCACCCGAAGGCGATTCTCGAGTACCCGAACATCGATCAGGACCTGAAGAAGGCTGTCGAAAGCGTCGCGCGCGGTCATGCATCGCCGCGTGCGTTCTATGTCGACAAGCTGACGGAAGGCATCGCGACGATCGGCGCGGCGTTTTATCCGAAGCCCGTGATCGTGCGTCTGTCGGACTTCAAGTCGAACGAGTACAAGAAGCTGATCGGCGGTTCGCGCTATGAGCCGGACGAGGAAAACCCGATGCTGGGCTTCCGCGGCGCATCGCGTTACATCTCCGAAGACTTCGCGCAGGCGTTCGAAATGGAGTGCATCGCGCTCAAGCGCGTGCGTGAAGAGATGGGCCTCGACAATGTCGAGATCATGGTGCCGTTCGTGCGGACGTTGAAGCAGGCGGAGCGCGTGGTTGGCCTGCTCGCGAAGTACGGTCTGAAGCGCGGCGAGAACGGCCTGCGGCTGATCATGATGTGCGAGATTCCGTCGAACGCGATTCTCGCCGAAGAGTTCTTGCAGTACTTCGACGGCTTCTCGATCGGTTCGAACGATCTGACGCAGTTGACGCTCGGCCTCGACCGCGACTCCGGCATGGAGCTGCTGGCAGCGGACTTCGACGAACGCGATCCCGCCATCAAGTTCCTGCTGAAGCGCGCGATCGAAACGTGCCTGCGTCTGGACAAGTACGTCGGTATTTGCGGCCAGGGTCCGTCGGATCACCCGGACTTCGCCGAGTGGCTGACGAAGGAAGGCATCGCGTCGATCTCGCTGAACCCGGACACGATCATCGAAACGTGGCAGGCGCTGGCGAAGGTGACGGCTAAATAA
- a CDS encoding NfeD family protein codes for MFQSGLFWWIGAGVLIVLELMHGTFYLLMVALGFIAAALARLAGADLPLQLGIAAVVALAAVLLLRKSRFGRKTKTRAEAARNPDVNLDIGSTLTVPAWHDGHARTSYRGASWEVELAPGEPEDANLYEITALRGSCLVVVASRRAAARA; via the coding sequence GTGTTCCAAAGTGGACTGTTCTGGTGGATCGGCGCAGGCGTGCTGATCGTGCTCGAACTGATGCACGGCACGTTCTATCTGCTGATGGTGGCGCTCGGCTTTATTGCAGCGGCGTTGGCGCGTCTCGCAGGGGCTGATCTGCCGCTGCAGCTCGGCATCGCGGCTGTCGTCGCGCTTGCCGCGGTGCTCTTGCTGCGCAAGTCGCGCTTCGGACGTAAAACGAAAACGCGCGCCGAAGCCGCGCGCAATCCCGACGTGAACCTCGATATCGGCTCGACGCTGACCGTGCCCGCGTGGCACGACGGACACGCGCGGACCAGTTATCGCGGCGCGTCATGGGAAGTCGAACTCGCGCCCGGCGAGCCGGAAGACGCCAATCTCTATGAAATCACCGCGCTGCGGGGCAGCTGTCTTGTCGTTGTCGCGAGCAGGCGTGCGGCGGCGAGGGCTTGA
- a CDS encoding SPFH domain-containing protein, with protein MESSSIVGLVLLIVVIVVAGQTIKIVPQQHAWVMERLGRYHATLTPGLNFVLPFIDRIAYKHMLKEIPLDVPSQVCITRDNTQLQVDGVLYFQVTDPMKASYGSSNFVFAITQLSQTTLRSVIGKLELDKTFEERDFINHSIVSALDEAASNWGVKVLRYEIKDLTPPKEILHAMQAQITAEREKRALIAASEGRKQEQINIASGGREAAIQKSEGERQAAINQAQGQAAAILAVAEANSQAIQKIAAAIQSTGGMEAVNLKVAEQYVGAFANLAKAGNTLIVPGNMADMGSMIAAALTIVKQSKSVV; from the coding sequence ATGGAATCGTCGAGCATCGTTGGGCTGGTGTTGTTGATTGTCGTGATCGTGGTCGCTGGGCAGACGATCAAGATCGTGCCGCAACAGCACGCATGGGTGATGGAGCGGCTCGGGCGCTATCACGCGACGCTGACGCCGGGTCTGAACTTCGTGCTGCCGTTCATCGACCGGATTGCGTACAAGCACATGCTCAAGGAAATTCCGCTCGATGTGCCGAGTCAGGTCTGCATCACGCGCGACAACACGCAGTTGCAGGTGGACGGGGTGCTGTACTTTCAGGTGACCGATCCGATGAAGGCGTCGTATGGTTCGAGCAACTTCGTGTTTGCTATTACGCAGTTGTCGCAGACGACGTTGCGTTCGGTGATCGGCAAGCTCGAGCTCGATAAAACGTTCGAGGAGCGCGACTTCATCAATCATTCGATCGTGTCGGCGCTCGACGAAGCTGCGTCGAACTGGGGCGTCAAGGTGCTGCGCTATGAGATCAAGGATTTGACGCCGCCTAAGGAAATTCTTCACGCGATGCAGGCGCAGATTACCGCGGAGCGTGAGAAACGCGCGCTGATCGCGGCATCGGAAGGGCGCAAGCAGGAGCAGATCAATATCGCGTCTGGGGGCCGCGAGGCGGCTATTCAGAAGTCCGAAGGCGAACGGCAGGCGGCGATCAATCAGGCGCAGGGACAGGCGGCGGCGATTCTGGCGGTTGCCGAGGCTAATTCTCAGGCAATCCAAAAGATCGCGGCGGCGATTCAGTCTACGGGTGGGATGGAGGCTGTGAATCTTAAAGTTGCTGAGCAGTATGTGGGTGCGTTTGCGAATCTCGCGAAGGCGGGGAATACGTTGATCGTGCCGGGGAATATGGCCGATATGGGGTCGATGATCGCGGCGGCGTTGACGATTGTGAAGCAGTCTAAGAGTGTTGTGTGA
- the smpB gene encoding SsrA-binding protein SmpB, whose protein sequence is MSIIDNRKAFYDYSVEERYEAGLVLEGWEVKALRAGRGQIKEGYVVIRNAELFLIGTHISPLPEASTHINPDPVRTRKLLLHAEEISKLIGKVEQRGYTLVPLNFHYKNGRVKCEIGLAKGKKQHDKRETEKKRDWEREKARLMRTPV, encoded by the coding sequence ATGAGCATCATCGACAACAGAAAAGCGTTCTACGACTACTCGGTCGAAGAGCGTTACGAGGCGGGGCTCGTGCTGGAGGGCTGGGAAGTCAAGGCGCTGCGCGCCGGGCGTGGCCAGATCAAGGAAGGCTACGTCGTGATCAGGAACGCGGAGCTGTTTTTGATCGGCACGCACATCAGTCCGCTGCCCGAAGCGTCGACGCATATCAACCCGGACCCGGTCCGTACGCGCAAGCTGCTGCTGCATGCTGAGGAAATCAGCAAGCTGATTGGCAAGGTCGAGCAGCGCGGGTATACGCTTGTGCCGTTGAATTTTCATTACAAGAATGGGCGGGTTAAGTGTGAGATTGGGCTTGCCAAGGGCAAGAAGCAGCACGATAAGCGTGAGACTGAGAAGAAGCGGGATTGGGAGCGGGAGAAGGCGAGGTTGATGCGGACGCCGGTTTGA